A part of Mucilaginibacter defluvii genomic DNA contains:
- the mnmG gene encoding tRNA uridine-5-carboxymethylaminomethyl(34) synthesis enzyme MnmG, with protein MFKRYDVIVVGAGHAGCEAAAAAANMGSSVLLITMNMNTIAQMSCNPAMGGVAKGQIVREIDAMGGYSGIITDKTSIQFRMLNLSKGPAMWSPRAQSDRMRFAEEWRLALENTPNVDFWQDMVSSLLVKGNTVYGVRTSIGVEIEAKSVVLTNGTFLNGIIHIGEKRFGGGRTGEKSATGLTEQLTELGFEAGRMKTGTPPRVDGRSLNYSLMEEQWGDEERGRFSYTDVKQIQEQRCCWITYTNVDVHETLKEGFEKSPMFTGRIKGLGPRYCPSIEDKINRFAERERHQIFVEPEGLNTVEIYVNGFSTSLPEDVQYKALTKIQGFENAKMFRPGYAIEYDYFPPTQLNLTLETKLISNLFFAGQINGTTGYEEAASQGFIAGINAHQKVHDRHELIMKRSESYIGVLIDDLVTKGTEEPYRMFTSRAEHRLLLRQDNADIRLSPIGHELGLISDERLQKVNDKIRNSDNIVAYTKSKSIEPSRVNNLLDELGTAPLSQNTKIFNLISRPQVSINDLRDTDAALNELLSAYDKETIEQAEIKIKYESYFEKELDIVSRMKKMEDKEINPDFNYHQLVSVSKEAREKLMKIRPRTLGQASRISGVSPSDISVLMVHITK; from the coding sequence ATGTTTAAAAGATATGATGTAATAGTAGTAGGTGCAGGCCATGCCGGTTGCGAAGCAGCAGCAGCAGCAGCGAACATGGGATCGTCTGTATTACTCATTACAATGAACATGAATACTATTGCTCAAATGAGTTGCAACCCAGCAATGGGTGGTGTAGCTAAGGGGCAAATAGTACGAGAGATTGACGCAATGGGCGGCTATTCGGGTATAATAACCGATAAGACATCCATACAATTCAGGATGCTGAACCTATCAAAGGGCCCGGCAATGTGGAGCCCCCGCGCTCAAAGTGACCGTATGCGCTTTGCTGAAGAGTGGCGCTTAGCTTTAGAAAACACGCCAAACGTTGATTTTTGGCAGGATATGGTGAGCTCCTTATTAGTTAAAGGCAATACCGTATATGGAGTACGTACATCAATAGGTGTCGAAATAGAGGCAAAATCTGTAGTGCTCACTAATGGTACCTTTTTAAATGGCATTATCCATATAGGTGAAAAAAGGTTCGGCGGAGGACGCACAGGCGAAAAGTCAGCTACCGGTTTAACCGAGCAATTGACAGAATTGGGTTTTGAAGCCGGCCGTATGAAAACCGGTACCCCACCCCGTGTTGACGGCCGCAGTCTGAATTATTCTTTAATGGAAGAGCAATGGGGCGATGAGGAAAGAGGACGTTTTTCATACACTGATGTAAAACAAATACAGGAGCAACGCTGCTGCTGGATTACATATACTAATGTTGATGTACACGAAACTTTGAAAGAAGGTTTCGAAAAATCACCCATGTTTACCGGGCGTATAAAAGGCTTAGGCCCGCGTTACTGCCCATCAATTGAGGATAAGATCAACCGTTTTGCAGAACGTGAGCGCCACCAAATATTTGTGGAACCCGAAGGATTAAATACGGTAGAGATTTATGTAAATGGCTTCTCCACTTCTTTACCTGAGGATGTACAATACAAAGCTTTAACCAAAATACAGGGATTTGAGAATGCAAAAATGTTCCGTCCGGGATATGCAATAGAGTATGATTACTTCCCTCCTACTCAACTTAACCTTACTCTTGAAACCAAACTGATCAGTAATCTTTTCTTTGCCGGGCAAATAAACGGCACTACCGGTTATGAGGAAGCGGCATCACAAGGTTTCATCGCGGGTATTAATGCGCACCAAAAAGTACATGATAGACATGAACTGATCATGAAAAGGTCAGAATCATATATCGGCGTTTTAATTGATGACCTTGTAACAAAAGGTACCGAGGAGCCTTATCGTATGTTTACCTCACGTGCCGAACACCGCTTATTATTACGCCAGGATAATGCGGACATCCGACTATCCCCTATTGGCCACGAGCTAGGTTTGATTAGTGATGAGCGTTTGCAAAAGGTAAATGACAAGATCAGGAACTCTGATAATATCGTGGCTTATACCAAATCAAAATCAATAGAGCCATCAAGGGTTAATAATTTGCTGGACGAGTTAGGTACAGCGCCTCTATCACAAAACACAAAAATATTCAATCTCATCAGCAGGCCGCAAGTATCAATCAATGATCTGCGAGATACCGATGCCGCCTTGAATGAATTATTATCAGCTTACGATAAAGAAACTATTGAGCAGGCTGAAATAAAAATCAAATATGAGAGTTATTTTGAAAAGGAATTAGACATTGTTTCCCGTATGAAAAAAATGGAAGACAAAGAGATCAATCCCGATTTTAATTATCATCAACTGGTATCGGTATCAAAAGAAGCACGTGAAAAATTAATGAAGATTAGACCACGCACATTAGGACAGGCGTCACGTATTTCGGGCGTTTCGCCGTCGGATATATCAGTTTTAATGGTACATATCACAAAATAA
- a CDS encoding Ig-like domain-containing protein: MKRPEGGPRDLTPPKLVKATPPNMTRNFNAKQITLEFDEFFKLSNQYQEISMSPAQDKLPEYNIRGTSLVIDFKDTLQKNTTYVINFGKSIADVNESNALKNFTYVFSTGPHIDSLSISGSVTNTQTQQKEKDIAVLLYPLSKDTAFYKKKKPAIFALTDSSGNFSLNNLKEDRYRIYALKEASPNKIYDNDAELVGFIKDTINLTKDTANIQLRIFQQEPTNFRFVDRRFDTDGKILLAFNKPLQKPSIKIINPVNLDNQKILEYSSKRDTALMYMRTMDFDSLSIQVADNNKPLDTVVLRKNRKENFQKVVKLSFNIGSDNKLKPGTDLLITANLPVETINSALVTLKEDSATVSGFTLTKDSTSRKLSVKYRWKQNATYQINIADNALTDLFGNKNKTTGKKFEIDKPENYSILTLKITVPEPNKNYVIQLYRDEKTILRSDVITKSTSVVYNNYINGKYRVKVIYDANKNGRWDSGNVKEGRQPENIWLYDKEITLRPNWDAEEAISIPKEPVTP, translated from the coding sequence ATGAAAAGACCGGAAGGCGGCCCCAGAGACCTCACCCCTCCGAAGCTGGTAAAGGCTACACCGCCAAACATGACACGCAACTTTAATGCAAAACAAATTACGCTGGAGTTTGATGAATTTTTTAAACTAAGCAACCAGTACCAGGAAATAAGCATGAGTCCCGCCCAGGATAAATTACCCGAGTATAATATTCGCGGGACGAGCCTGGTGATTGATTTTAAAGACACGCTGCAAAAAAATACTACTTATGTGATCAACTTTGGAAAATCCATTGCAGATGTAAACGAGTCGAACGCACTCAAAAACTTTACTTATGTATTTTCAACCGGCCCCCATATTGATTCATTAAGCATAAGCGGATCAGTAACCAATACACAAACACAGCAAAAGGAAAAGGATATCGCTGTTCTACTTTATCCGCTAAGTAAGGACACCGCTTTCTATAAAAAGAAAAAGCCAGCCATTTTTGCGCTGACAGATTCATCAGGTAACTTTAGCCTGAATAACCTTAAAGAAGACAGGTACCGCATTTATGCACTCAAAGAAGCATCGCCTAATAAAATATATGATAACGATGCGGAGCTAGTTGGTTTTATTAAGGATACCATTAACCTTACTAAAGATACCGCGAATATACAACTGCGAATTTTTCAGCAAGAGCCAACCAATTTCAGGTTTGTTGACCGCAGGTTTGATACCGATGGAAAGATATTGCTAGCCTTTAATAAGCCTTTACAAAAACCATCAATAAAAATAATTAATCCGGTTAATCTTGATAATCAAAAAATACTGGAATATAGCAGTAAACGCGATACGGCTCTCATGTACATGCGTACGATGGACTTCGACTCACTAAGCATACAGGTTGCGGATAACAACAAACCACTGGACACTGTAGTGCTAAGGAAGAACCGAAAGGAAAACTTTCAAAAAGTGGTAAAGCTGAGTTTTAATATAGGTAGTGATAACAAGTTAAAACCTGGCACTGATCTGCTTATCACAGCGAATTTACCAGTTGAAACTATTAACTCTGCGCTCGTAACTTTGAAAGAAGATTCAGCCACTGTAAGCGGCTTCACTCTAACCAAAGATAGCACGTCAAGGAAACTATCGGTCAAATATCGCTGGAAGCAAAATGCCACCTATCAAATTAATATTGCCGACAATGCGTTAACCGATTTATTTGGCAATAAGAATAAAACCACCGGAAAAAAATTCGAAATAGATAAGCCGGAAAATTATAGCATACTTACCTTAAAAATCACGGTACCTGAGCCAAATAAAAATTACGTGATACAGCTTTATCGTGATGAAAAAACAATACTACGCAGTGATGTGATCACCAAAAGCACATCAGTAGTATATAACAATTACATTAATGGCAAGTATCGCGTAAAGGTTATTTACGATGCAAATAAGAACGGCCGCTGGGATAGCGGTAACGTAAAAGAAGGCCGTCAGCCGGAGAATATTTGGTTATATGATAAAGAAATAACCCTGCGCCCGAACTGGGATGCTGAAGAGGCTATAAGCATTCCGAAAGAACCGGTTACTCCATAA
- a CDS encoding gamma carbonic anhydrase family protein, with translation MPVILPVKDKLPSWGTDCFIAENSTIVGDVTMGNNCSVWFNAVIRGDVHYIKIGDNTNIQDGAVIHATYQKAPTNIGNNVSIGHNAIVHGCTLHDHVLVGMGAIVMDDAVVEPFVIIAAGSVVLEKTLCESGYLYAGTPAKKIKPLTEEQRELLTRLPNNYIMYSGWFME, from the coding sequence ATGCCTGTTATTTTACCTGTAAAAGATAAGTTGCCAAGTTGGGGAACTGATTGTTTTATAGCCGAAAACAGTACAATCGTTGGCGATGTAACTATGGGAAATAACTGTTCGGTATGGTTTAATGCGGTTATCAGGGGTGATGTGCATTATATAAAAATAGGAGATAATACTAATATTCAGGACGGTGCAGTTATTCACGCAACCTATCAAAAAGCGCCTACAAATATTGGTAACAATGTTTCCATTGGGCATAACGCCATAGTACATGGTTGTACCTTACATGATCATGTTTTAGTGGGCATGGGTGCCATTGTAATGGATGATGCGGTAGTTGAGCCGTTTGTTATCATTGCAGCCGGATCAGTAGTACTTGAAAAAACGCTATGCGAAAGTGGTTACCTGTATGCCGGTACTCCTGCTAAAAAAATAAAGCCATTAACTGAAGAGCAGCGGGAGTTACTCACCCGACTGCCCAATAATTATATTATGTATTCAGGCTGGTTTATGGAGTAA
- the nadB gene encoding L-aspartate oxidase translates to MTRNVDFLVIGSGIAGLSFALKAAKHGKVLIVTKANEDESNTKYAQGGVAVVVDKKEDSFEKHIKDTLIAGDGLCDPEVVEIVVKEGPERINEIIDYGTNFDKTNDGIYDLAKEGGHSEFRVLHYKDITGFEIERALLEQIHQNTNIEILTHYFAVDLITQHHLGEFVDKSSKDITCYGIYAFNTETNEVEKILSKVTVMASGGAGHIYSVTTNPTIATGDGVAMVYRAKGKVRNMEFIQFHPTALYNPGEYPSFLISEAVRGFGGILKRTNGEEFMHEYDKRKSLAPRDIVARAIDSEIKKSGEDYVYLDIRHRSKADILQHFPNIYAKCLEIGLDMTKDMIPVAPACHYMCGGVSVDHVGRSSILRLYACGECSSTGLHGANRLASNSLLEALVFAHRIYEDAVKSFETAVVPDNIPDWDEKGVQLSNEDILVTHNVREMQKVMNDYVGIVRSDFRLERAMRRLGLLYEETEEFYKRTKLSVKLCELRNLIQVSYLVIKSAMLRKESRGLHYTTDYPEHAAELYDTVI, encoded by the coding sequence ATGACCCGAAATGTGGATTTCCTGGTAATTGGTTCAGGCATCGCCGGACTAAGTTTTGCACTTAAGGCTGCAAAGCATGGTAAGGTACTGATAGTTACAAAGGCAAATGAAGATGAATCAAACACTAAGTATGCCCAGGGTGGCGTTGCGGTGGTTGTGGATAAAAAGGAAGATTCGTTTGAAAAACATATAAAAGATACCCTAATTGCCGGTGACGGCTTGTGTGACCCAGAGGTTGTGGAAATTGTGGTTAAGGAAGGGCCAGAGCGAATTAACGAAATTATTGACTACGGAACCAATTTCGACAAAACCAACGATGGTATTTATGACCTGGCAAAAGAGGGAGGTCACTCAGAATTCCGTGTACTGCATTATAAGGATATAACCGGTTTCGAGATTGAGCGTGCTTTGTTAGAGCAGATACATCAAAATACTAATATAGAGATACTTACACATTATTTCGCGGTTGATTTAATTACACAACATCATTTAGGTGAATTTGTGGATAAGTCATCAAAAGATATTACCTGTTATGGTATTTATGCCTTTAATACCGAAACTAATGAGGTCGAGAAGATATTATCTAAGGTAACCGTAATGGCATCGGGCGGTGCGGGCCATATTTATTCGGTAACTACAAATCCTACAATCGCTACTGGTGACGGTGTGGCCATGGTTTACCGCGCTAAAGGTAAAGTGCGTAATATGGAATTTATACAATTCCACCCAACAGCTTTATATAATCCGGGTGAATATCCCTCATTCCTTATATCAGAAGCAGTCCGTGGTTTCGGTGGTATATTGAAACGTACCAATGGTGAAGAGTTTATGCATGAATACGATAAACGTAAATCATTAGCGCCACGTGACATTGTAGCCAGAGCTATCGACTCAGAAATAAAAAAATCGGGCGAGGACTATGTTTATCTGGATATACGTCATCGCAGTAAAGCAGATATATTACAGCATTTCCCGAATATATATGCTAAATGTTTGGAGATTGGTTTGGATATGACCAAGGATATGATTCCCGTTGCACCGGCTTGTCATTATATGTGTGGTGGTGTTTCTGTAGATCATGTCGGCCGCTCATCTATTTTAAGGCTTTATGCTTGTGGCGAGTGTTCATCAACCGGGTTACATGGTGCTAACAGGTTGGCATCAAATTCCTTATTAGAGGCGTTGGTATTTGCCCACCGTATTTATGAGGATGCCGTTAAAAGCTTTGAAACTGCTGTAGTGCCTGATAATATACCTGATTGGGACGAGAAGGGTGTGCAATTATCAAACGAAGATATATTGGTAACGCACAATGTGCGCGAAATGCAAAAGGTAATGAACGATTATGTGGGCATAGTTCGCTCCGATTTCAGGCTGGAAAGGGCGATGCGCCGGTTGGGTTTGTTATATGAAGAAACGGAAGAATTTTATAAGCGGACGAAGTTGTCAGTTAAACTTTGCGAGCTGCGTAATTTGATCCAGGTATCGTACCTGGTAATAAAATCAGCCATGTTACGCAAGGAGAGCAGGGGCTTGCATTATACAACCGATTACCCTGAACATGCTGCCGAACTATATGATACGGTAATATAA
- the nadA gene encoding quinolinate synthase NadA, which translates to MDIFEEINVKGFVEEDIDPTLDLFDEIEKLKKQKNAVILAHYYQDGDIQDIADYIGDSLGLSQQAAKTDADIIVFAGVHFMAETAKILSPNKKVLLPDVKAGCSLADSCPPHLFKKFKEQYPDHLVITYVNCTAELKALSDIVCTSSNAVQIVESLSKDQKIIFGPDKNLGAWVAKKTGRDLVLWNGACMVHEIFSREKITRLKERHPGVKLLAHPECEEVILEMSDYIGSTTGILKYATNSPDKEFIVATESGILHQMQKENPDKTFIPAPPNNNCACNDCPHMKRNTLEKLYLCLKNELPEVTVPEHIIKDAVKPIERMLDISAKLGL; encoded by the coding sequence ATGGATATCTTCGAAGAAATAAATGTGAAAGGTTTTGTGGAGGAAGACATCGATCCTACTCTTGACCTTTTCGATGAAATTGAAAAATTAAAAAAGCAGAAAAATGCGGTCATACTTGCCCATTACTATCAGGATGGCGATATACAGGATATTGCAGATTATATCGGCGATAGCCTCGGCTTATCGCAGCAGGCAGCAAAAACTGATGCGGATATCATCGTATTCGCCGGGGTACACTTCATGGCCGAAACAGCCAAGATACTCTCGCCAAACAAAAAGGTTTTACTGCCCGATGTAAAGGCAGGATGCTCGCTGGCTGATAGTTGCCCGCCGCATTTGTTTAAAAAATTTAAGGAGCAATACCCTGATCACCTGGTAATTACCTATGTGAACTGTACTGCTGAACTGAAGGCTTTAAGTGATATAGTTTGTACCTCGAGCAACGCGGTGCAGATAGTGGAAAGCCTGTCGAAAGATCAGAAGATCATCTTCGGGCCTGACAAAAATTTGGGTGCCTGGGTAGCTAAAAAAACCGGCCGAGACCTGGTGTTATGGAATGGCGCCTGCATGGTGCACGAGATATTTTCGAGAGAGAAAATCACACGGTTAAAGGAAAGGCATCCGGGTGTGAAGTTACTGGCGCACCCTGAATGTGAAGAAGTTATACTGGAAATGTCAGATTATATAGGCTCAACGACCGGTATCCTTAAATACGCCACAAATTCGCCTGACAAGGAGTTTATCGTAGCGACGGAATCGGGAATACTACACCAAATGCAAAAGGAAAATCCGGATAAAACATTTATTCCGGCGCCGCCTAACAATAATTGCGCTTGTAATGATTGCCCGCACATGAAACGCAATACGCTTGAAAAGCTTTACCTGTGCTTAAAAAATGAATTGCCCGAAGTAACTGTACCTGAACATATTATAAAGGATGCAGTTAAACCTATTGAGCGTATGCTGGATATATCGGCTAAACTGGGATTATAA
- the thiL gene encoding thiamine-phosphate kinase, whose protein sequence is MFDNIDRTNIQELGEFGLIKHLTQNIKLKQPSSIKGVGDDAAVLDPAGKKVLVSTDMLLEGIHFDLAYTPLKHLGFKAIQVNLSDIYAMNGTATQVTVSLGLSSKFPLEAVEELYEGMYIACEKYNVDIIGGDTTSSKQGLVISVTSIGYADEKDIVYRNTAEDGDLICVSGDLGGAYMGLQLLEREKLVYLENPNIQPDLEGKDYIVERQLKPEARRDIVELLKEIDVKPTAMIDVSDGLASEVLHICKQSDKGCNIYEEKIPLDPMTYETAREFNLDPTICALSGGEDYELLFTVKQADYDKIKFKMDFTIIGHITEASAGCNLISKTGNVHELTAQGWNAFKS, encoded by the coding sequence ATGTTTGATAATATAGATCGTACCAATATACAGGAGTTAGGCGAATTTGGGTTGATAAAGCACCTTACTCAGAACATAAAGCTTAAACAACCATCAAGTATTAAAGGCGTTGGCGATGATGCCGCGGTGCTTGATCCGGCAGGAAAAAAGGTATTGGTATCAACCGATATGCTTTTGGAAGGCATACATTTTGATTTGGCTTATACCCCGCTAAAACACTTGGGTTTTAAAGCTATACAGGTAAACCTGAGCGATATTTATGCCATGAATGGTACAGCTACCCAGGTAACCGTATCATTAGGTTTATCGAGCAAATTCCCTTTAGAGGCCGTTGAGGAATTGTATGAAGGTATGTACATCGCCTGCGAAAAATACAATGTAGACATTATTGGCGGCGATACCACCTCATCAAAACAAGGGTTGGTGATCAGCGTAACTTCTATTGGTTATGCGGATGAAAAGGATATTGTTTACCGTAATACAGCCGAAGATGGCGACCTGATCTGCGTATCAGGTGATTTAGGTGGCGCTTATATGGGTTTACAATTACTGGAGCGTGAAAAACTGGTTTACCTTGAAAACCCGAATATTCAGCCCGACCTGGAGGGTAAGGATTACATTGTCGAGCGGCAATTAAAACCCGAAGCACGACGAGATATAGTGGAGTTGCTGAAAGAGATTGATGTTAAGCCTACGGCAATGATCGATGTATCTGATGGTTTAGCATCAGAGGTATTGCACATCTGTAAACAAAGTGATAAGGGCTGCAATATTTACGAGGAAAAGATACCGCTTGACCCCATGACCTATGAAACAGCCCGGGAGTTTAATCTTGACCCTACAATATGCGCCTTAAGTGGTGGCGAGGACTATGAGCTTCTATTTACCGTTAAACAAGCCGACTATGACAAAATAAAGTTTAAAATGGACTTTACCATTATTGGCCATATTACTGAAGCTTCAGCGGGCTGTAATTTGATTAGTAAAACCGGCAACGTGCACGAGTTAACTGCGCAGGGCTGGAATGCCTTTAAAAGTTAA
- the ffh gene encoding signal recognition particle protein, which produces MFENLSDKLDRAFKVLKGQGSITEINVAETMKEIRKALLDADVNYKTAKAFTDEVRQKALGENVLTTISPGQLLTKIMNDELTALMGGTATEISFPATPTIILIAGLNGAGKTTFTGKLANFLKTQKNKKPLLVAGDVYRPAAIDQLQVLGGQIGVPVYANVESKDPIGIAKEGIALAKQQGNNVVIIDTAGRLAIDEAMMVEIEQVKAATNPHEILFVVDSMTGQDAVNTAKTFNDRLDFTGVVLTKLDGDTRGGAALSIKSVVNKPIKFIGTGEKMEALDVFHPDRMASRILGMGDVVSLVERAQQQFDEKQAAELQKKIRKNKFDFNDFYSQIQQIKKMGNMKDLMGMIPGVGKMMKDVEVDDNAFKAVEAIIQSMTPFEKENPDSINQSRRTRIAKGSGTDIGEVNRLIKQFEDMRKVMKQMSNPAAMANMMRRMPKM; this is translated from the coding sequence ATGTTTGAAAATCTTTCGGATAAATTAGACAGGGCGTTTAAAGTCCTGAAGGGACAGGGATCGATCACCGAAATAAACGTGGCCGAAACCATGAAGGAGATACGTAAAGCCCTTTTGGATGCCGACGTAAACTATAAGACAGCCAAAGCATTTACGGATGAAGTAAGGCAAAAAGCGCTGGGCGAAAACGTGTTGACCACCATATCGCCTGGCCAGTTACTCACCAAGATCATGAATGATGAGCTTACCGCCTTAATGGGCGGTACAGCTACCGAGATCAGCTTTCCGGCTACGCCAACCATTATACTGATAGCAGGCTTGAACGGTGCGGGTAAAACTACCTTTACCGGTAAGCTGGCCAACTTCCTTAAAACGCAAAAAAACAAAAAACCTTTATTGGTTGCCGGCGACGTTTACCGCCCCGCGGCTATTGATCAGCTGCAGGTTTTAGGTGGGCAGATAGGCGTACCTGTTTATGCCAACGTTGAATCAAAAGACCCAATTGGTATAGCTAAAGAGGGTATAGCCCTGGCCAAGCAGCAAGGCAACAACGTGGTAATTATTGATACCGCCGGCCGTTTGGCTATTGACGAGGCCATGATGGTGGAGATAGAGCAGGTTAAAGCCGCTACTAATCCGCATGAAATACTATTTGTGGTAGATTCCATGACCGGCCAGGACGCGGTTAATACAGCCAAAACTTTTAATGACAGGCTTGACTTTACCGGCGTTGTATTAACCAAACTGGATGGTGATACCCGTGGTGGTGCGGCTTTATCAATCAAGTCGGTAGTAAACAAGCCAATCAAATTTATAGGTACGGGCGAAAAGATGGAAGCGCTGGACGTTTTCCACCCTGACCGTATGGCCTCGCGTATTTTGGGCATGGGCGACGTGGTGTCCTTAGTTGAACGTGCCCAACAACAGTTTGACGAAAAGCAGGCTGCCGAACTGCAGAAAAAGATACGTAAGAACAAATTCGACTTTAACGACTTTTACAGCCAGATACAGCAGATCAAAAAAATGGGTAACATGAAGGATCTGATGGGTATGATACCGGGCGTAGGTAAAATGATGAAGGACGTAGAGGTGGATGATAACGCCTTTAAAGCCGTAGAAGCCATCATTCAATCCATGACGCCGTTTGAGAAAGAAAACCCCGACAGCATTAACCAAAGCCGCCGTACACGCATAGCAAAAGGCTCGGGTACTGATATTGGCGAGGTAAACAGGCTGATAAAACAGTTTGAAGATATGCGTAAGGTAATGAAACAAATGAGCAACCCCGCAGCCATGGCCAACATGATGCGCCGGATGCCAAAGATGTAA
- a CDS encoding DUF3078 domain-containing protein has protein sequence MIKKVPALIIIGLCLATAAIAQTDSVKTDSAKVDTFKVDTNLINRYRIEPRKNALPLRIRPMQLQPEYIPVNMPDYEIKRWRKWFTVAINFNQSAFSSNWASGGVSAVAVGTNIIYRTEYNKSPFIYTAEVNFLYGRSKNKGQGARKTNDRIFIDNKLSTKLSQNWYLFGSLSLESQVDKGFQYPDPNPPILISKFMSPGYITESFGLEYKPSRFFDLRIGTGTARQTLVLDTTIYRTQPGNYGVPIGKTIRNELAFQAIALFDKDIMQNLHLNWRYALFIPYGRPIAYTNHRLDATLLARVNKLINVTINGTVLYNKDTSNDIQATEGLALGILYKFP, from the coding sequence ATGATTAAAAAAGTACCCGCATTAATTATCATCGGCCTTTGCCTGGCAACTGCTGCAATTGCGCAAACAGACAGTGTTAAAACCGATAGCGCCAAGGTTGATACATTTAAGGTAGATACCAATCTCATCAATAGATACCGTATTGAGCCGCGTAAAAACGCGTTGCCATTGCGCATCAGGCCAATGCAATTACAGCCGGAATACATCCCGGTTAATATGCCCGATTATGAAATTAAGCGCTGGCGAAAATGGTTTACAGTAGCCATTAACTTCAACCAGTCAGCGTTCAGCAGCAACTGGGCATCGGGTGGTGTAAGCGCTGTTGCGGTAGGTACCAATATTATTTACCGAACGGAATACAACAAATCGCCGTTTATATATACGGCAGAGGTTAACTTTTTATACGGAAGGTCAAAAAACAAGGGGCAGGGCGCACGTAAAACCAACGACCGTATTTTTATAGATAATAAATTATCTACCAAATTATCGCAAAACTGGTACTTGTTCGGCTCGTTAAGTTTGGAGTCGCAGGTTGATAAAGGTTTTCAGTACCCCGATCCTAATCCGCCTATATTGATATCTAAATTTATGTCGCCGGGTTATATCACCGAGTCATTCGGTTTGGAGTATAAGCCATCCCGATTTTTTGATTTGCGGATAGGTACAGGTACTGCCCGTCAAACCTTAGTGCTCGATACCACCATATACCGTACCCAACCCGGTAATTACGGTGTACCTATAGGCAAAACCATACGTAATGAGCTGGCATTCCAGGCGATTGCTTTGTTTGATAAGGATATAATGCAAAACCTGCACCTTAACTGGCGTTATGCGTTGTTCATCCCTTACGGCAGGCCGATAGCCTATACCAACCATCGTTTAGATGCTACTTTGCTGGCACGGGTAAATAAGCTGATAAATGTAACCATTAACGGTACTGTGCTTTATAATAAAGATACCTCGAATGATATACAGGCTACCGAAGGTTTAGCCTTGGGTATTTTATATAAATTCCCGTAA
- a CDS encoding glucosaminidase domain-containing protein has product MRKILLLFIVAAIALSSCSSRKKGVSNRQARKNNKSIQKANKDAISNYSNYTAQQYIERFKGIAITEMNLYGIPASITLAQGMFESGNGNGELAKVANNHFGIKCTGDWGGKGYYKDDDNANDCFRVYNNPEDSFRDHSEFLKKKRYAKLFELEKNDYEGWAYGLKAAGYATNPRYPQLLISVIKRYNLDQFDRPETDIQKIKREDRVLADINNNINQTATDSVAKDTPVDKTYIVKQGDTLFNISKRFSLTVDQLKTLNNITDDGIKIGQKLIVIP; this is encoded by the coding sequence ATGCGTAAAATACTCCTCTTATTTATAGTTGCCGCTATAGCATTGTCCTCATGCTCATCCCGTAAAAAGGGGGTAAGCAACAGGCAGGCCCGAAAAAACAACAAGAGCATACAAAAGGCCAATAAGGATGCTATTTCCAATTATAGCAACTATACCGCCCAACAATACATTGAGCGATTTAAAGGCATAGCCATTACGGAGATGAACCTATACGGCATCCCCGCCAGTATTACCCTGGCGCAAGGTATGTTCGAGTCGGGCAATGGTAATGGTGAGTTAGCTAAAGTAGCCAATAATCACTTCGGTATTAAATGTACCGGCGACTGGGGCGGTAAGGGTTATTATAAAGATGACGATAATGCCAATGATTGCTTCAGGGTTTATAATAATCCAGAGGACTCCTTTCGCGATCATTCAGAATTTCTTAAGAAAAAGCGCTACGCCAAATTATTCGAACTTGAAAAGAATGATTATGAAGGCTGGGCTTATGGCCTTAAGGCTGCAGGCTATGCTACAAACCCTCGTTATCCGCAATTACTTATCAGCGTAATTAAGCGTTATAACCTTGACCAGTTTGACCGCCCGGAAACCGATATCCAAAAAATAAAGCGTGAAGACAGGGTATTAGCTGACATTAACAACAATATTAATCAAACTGCAACCGATAGTGTAGCTAAGGACACACCAGTTGACAAAACTTATATCGTTAAACAGGGCGATACACTTTTCAATATTTCAAAGCGTTTTTCATTAACGGTAGACCAGTTAAAAACCCTTAACAACATTACGGATGATGGCATAAAAATTGGCCAGAAACTGATAGTTATTCCGTAA